In Marasmius oreades isolate 03SP1 chromosome 3, whole genome shotgun sequence, a single window of DNA contains:
- a CDS encoding uncharacterized protein (CAZy:AA1), which translates to MSTDVFASSILLAFKTRQVNSGQRLKPHRQVIKPLHPCLPSSPTWALLLFAMWTSLVALAFLQLSLTVQGLDVISRVGELHIVNRPISPDGFQRSAVLAGSSDDKPTFPGPIIKGYKGDTFEIDVFDSLTDSSMDTSTSIHWHGIHQRHTNWADGPTWITQCPIVPKESFKYKFTVSDQSGTYWYHSHHRAQYCDGLRGALVIYDRRDPLAHLYDIDDESTIITLADWYHETSKSLIAQPGQKLADSTLINGLGRWANQTTTPLAVVNVQKGKRYRMRLISFSCDPSYTFSIDGHNMTIIEADGQPTDPLTVNSLNIFPAQRYSFVLNANQPVGNYWIRAKPSAAANGATGFEGGINSAILRYKGAPKADPTTNPPSAAVALRESDLHLPTRSVPGKPFPGGADLVLNMTIGFIAPDTFTVNEHPFQSPTTPVLLQILSGAHAAQDLLPKGSVYTLPRNKVIEINFSSSHPAGTPHPMHLHGHHFDVIKTMDNPTYNFKNPVRRDTVTVGPNDLTSIRFTTDNAGPWFLHCHIEFHLVSGLAVVLAEDTRSTQLDNPIPHDWDKLCPAWNKTPDSIRGDA; encoded by the exons ATGTCAACCGATGTCTTCGCAAGCAGCATCTTACTTGCTTTCAAAACCCGCCAAGTAAACTCAGGACAGCGCCTCAAACCTCACAGACAAGTTATAAAACCCCTCCATCCATGTCTTCCTTCATCACCGACCTGGGCGCTCCTTCTCTTTGCTATGTGGACCTCTCTAGTAGCCCTTGCATTCCTTCAACTTTCGTTGACCGTGCAGGGTTTGGATGTCATATCTCGCGTCGGAGAACTTCACATCGTTAACAGACCAATTTCGCCAGATGGATTCCAGCGCAG CGCTGTTTTAGCGGGGTCTTCCGACGATAAACCCACATTCCCTGGCCCCATCATCAAAGGCTACAAG GGAGACACATTCGAAATCGACGTATTTGACTCGTTGACGGACTCATCAATGGACACAAGCACGAGTATC CACTGGCATGGCATACATCAGCGCCATACTAATTGGGCTGACGGACCGACTTGGATAACACAATGTCCCATCGTTCCGAAAGAATCATTCAAGTACAAATTCACCGTCTCGGACCAATCAGGTACCTATTGGTACCACTCACACCATCGCGCGCAATACTGCGATGGACTACGAGGAGCTCTCGTCATCTACGACCGCCGGGATCCCTTGGCTCATCTCTATGATATAGACGATG AATCCACTATCATCACGCTTGCTGATTG GTACCACGAAACCAGCAAATCACTCATCGCACAACCAGGTCAGAAACTTGCAGACTCAACTTTGATCAATGGGCTGGGGCGCTGGGCAAACCAG ACCACGACCCCGCTCGCTGTGGTCAATGTTCAGAAGGGTAAACGTTACAGAATGCGACTCATTTCTTTCTCATGCGACCCCAGTTATACCTTTTCTATTGACGGGCACAACATGACGATCATCGAAGCCGATGGACAACCCACCGATCCTCTTACCGTCAACTCTTTGAATATCTTTCCTGCTCAACGTTACTCGTTTGTGCTGAACGCAAATCAGCCCGTTGGGAATTATTGGATTCGTGCTAAACCTAGTGCCGCCGCTAACGGAGCTACTGGTTTCGAAGGGGGTATAAATTCGGCCATTCTACGTTACAAAGGCGCCCCTAAAGCTGATCCTACCACGAACCCGCCATCAGCTGCTGTTGCTCTGCGCGAATCTGACCTGCATCTTCCAACACGTTCTGTACCAGGAAAGCCGTTCCCTGGAGGTGCGGACCTCGTTCTCAATATGACAATTGGTTTCATCGCTCCGGACACTTTTACCGTCAACGAACATCCCTTCCAAAGCCCCACTACACCTGTCCTCCTTCAGATACTTAGTGGTGCACACGCAGCTCAAGACCTACTTCCAAAAGGAAGTGTCTACACCTTACCACGGAACAAGGTCATAGAGATCAATTTTTCTTCCAGCCATCCAGCCGGAACGCCACACCCTATGCATTTACACGGA CACCACTTCGATGTAATTAAAACCATGGACAACCCGACTTACAATTTCAAGAATCCG GTCCGACGTGACACAGTAACAGTCGGCCCGAACGATCTGACATCCATCCGGTTCACGACTGACAACGCAGGCCCGTGGTTCCTCCACTG CCATATCGAATTCCATCTAGTTTC TGGCCTTGCTGTTGTCTTGGCGGAAGATACTCGTAGTACACAGCTTGACAATCCAATCCCTC ACGATTGGGATAAGCTCTGTCCTGCTTGGAATAAGACGCCTGATTCCATCCGTGGTGACGCgtaa
- a CDS encoding uncharacterized protein (CAZy:GH25) — protein MRLAFLVFFLPVALSSPIEKRANPQGIDVSSYQPNVNWAQVKANGVSFAFIKATEGTSYQNPDFSSQYTGATNVGLIRGAYHFAQPASSSGATQANYFVAHGGGWSADGITLPGVLDIEYNPSGATCYGLSASAMVSWIKDFSNTYHTKTGRYPIIYTTTDWWKTCTGNSNAFGSDNPLWIARYASSIGEVPAGWSYATFWQYADSGSNGPGDQDLFNGDAAGLGRMAKGS, from the exons ATGAGACTTGCTTTCCTGGTGTTCTTCCTTCCCGTTGCCCTTAGCTCTCCCATCGAGAAACGTGCTAACCCGCAGGGTATCGACGTTTCTAGTTACCAACCCAACGTGAACTGGGCCCAGGTCAAAGCGAACGGCGTCTCATTCGCGTTCATTAAAGCAACTGAAGGAACTT CATATCAGAATCCGGACTTCTCGTCTCAATATACCGGTGCCACGAATGTCGGGTTAATCCGAGGGGCATATCACTTTGCCCAGCCCGCCTCGAGCTCCGGGGCTACGCAAGCCAACTATTTCGTGGCTCATGGTG GTGGTTGGTCCGCAGACGGTATCACTTTGCCTGGAGTATTGGACATTGAGT ACAATCCTAGTGGAGCCACTTGTTATGGCCTTAGTGCTTCCGCTATGGTAAGCTGGATAAAGGACTTCTCCAACACTTATCATACAAAGACCGGACG ATACCCAA TCATTTACACCACAACCGACTGGTGGAAGACATGTACTGGAAACAGCAATGCATTTGGTAGCGATAACCCATTGTGGATCGCACGGTATGCATCAAGCATCGGGGAGGTTCCTGCGGGATGGAG TTATGCAACCTTCTGGCAATATGCTGATTCGGGCAGCAATGGACCGGGGGATCAGGATTTATTCAATGGTGACGCAGCTGGCTTAGGGCG GATGGCAAAGGGCTCCTAA
- a CDS encoding uncharacterized protein (CAZy:AA1), with protein MDTSTSIHWHGIHQRHTNWADGPTWITQCPIVPKESFKYKFTVSDQSGTYWYHSHHRAQYCDGLRGALVIYDRRDPLAHLYDIDDESTIITLADWYHETSKSLIAQPGQKLADSTLINGLGRWANQTTTPLAVVNVQKGKRYRMRLISFSCDPSYTFSIDGHNMTIIEADGQPTDPLTVNSLNIFPAQRYSFVLNANQPVGNYWIRAKPSAAANGATGFEGGINSAILRYKGAPKADPTTNPPSAAVALRESDLHLPTRSVPGKPFPGGADLVLNMTIGFIAPDTFTVNEHPFQSPTTPVLLQILSGAHAAQDLLPKGSVYTLPRNKVIEINFSSSHPAGTPHPMHLHGHHFDVIKTMDNPTYNFKNPVRRDTVTVGPNDLTSIRFTTDNAGPWFLHCHIEFHLVSGLAVVLAEDTRSTQLDNPIPHDWDKLCPAWNKTPDSIRGDA; from the exons ATGGACACAAGCACGAGTATC CACTGGCATGGCATACATCAGCGCCATACTAATTGGGCTGACGGACCGACTTGGATAACACAATGTCCCATCGTTCCGAAAGAATCATTCAAGTACAAATTCACCGTCTCGGACCAATCAGGTACCTATTGGTACCACTCACACCATCGCGCGCAATACTGCGATGGACTACGAGGAGCTCTCGTCATCTACGACCGCCGGGATCCCTTGGCTCATCTCTATGATATAGACGATG AATCCACTATCATCACGCTTGCTGATTG GTACCACGAAACCAGCAAATCACTCATCGCACAACCAGGTCAGAAACTTGCAGACTCAACTTTGATCAATGGGCTGGGGCGCTGGGCAAACCAG ACCACGACCCCGCTCGCTGTGGTCAATGTTCAGAAGGGTAAACGTTACAGAATGCGACTCATTTCTTTCTCATGCGACCCCAGTTATACCTTTTCTATTGACGGGCACAACATGACGATCATCGAAGCCGATGGACAACCCACCGATCCTCTTACCGTCAACTCTTTGAATATCTTTCCTGCTCAACGTTACTCGTTTGTGCTGAACGCAAATCAGCCCGTTGGGAATTATTGGATTCGTGCTAAACCTAGTGCCGCCGCTAACGGAGCTACTGGTTTCGAAGGGGGTATAAATTCGGCCATTCTACGTTACAAAGGCGCCCCTAAAGCTGATCCTACCACGAACCCGCCATCAGCTGCTGTTGCTCTGCGCGAATCTGACCTGCATCTTCCAACACGTTCTGTACCAGGAAAGCCGTTCCCTGGAGGTGCGGACCTCGTTCTCAATATGACAATTGGTTTCATCGCTCCGGACACTTTTACCGTCAACGAACATCCCTTCCAAAGCCCCACTACACCTGTCCTCCTTCAGATACTTAGTGGTGCACACGCAGCTCAAGACCTACTTCCAAAAGGAAGTGTCTACACCTTACCACGGAACAAGGTCATAGAGATCAATTTTTCTTCCAGCCATCCAGCCGGAACGCCACACCCTATGCATTTACACGGA CACCACTTCGATGTAATTAAAACCATGGACAACCCGACTTACAATTTCAAGAATCCG GTCCGACGTGACACAGTAACAGTCGGCCCGAACGATCTGACATCCATCCGGTTCACGACTGACAACGCAGGCCCGTGGTTCCTCCACTG CCATATCGAATTCCATCTAGTTTC TGGCCTTGCTGTTGTCTTGGCGGAAGATACTCGTAGTACACAGCTTGACAATCCAATCCCTC ACGATTGGGATAAGCTCTGTCCTGCTTGGAATAAGACGCCTGATTCCATCCGTGGTGACGCgtaa